The following are encoded in a window of Rosa chinensis cultivar Old Blush chromosome 4, RchiOBHm-V2, whole genome shotgun sequence genomic DNA:
- the LOC112197764 gene encoding kinesin-like protein KIN-8B, translating to MKFSPLKSDKVLSKKPPTPHLRVVPDYLLDATTKEANEKVKLARAAMGNNNPGRRGFKKDKDPLKSLSAQGPKKGRRERKDGSDNHKQKRNKGEIQNNETEMIISSSSCGRTTCVKWWRQAEKIEVQSLEELPKQLFLEIYELSQAKDVYTKCISSMISGVVHGLNATVFAYGSTGSGKTYTMVGTQNDPGLMVLSLHTIFDLIKKDKSSDEFEVTCSYLEVYNEVIYDLLEKSSGHLELREDPEQGIIVAGLRCIKVQSADKILELLNVGNSRRKTESTEANATSSR from the exons ATGAAATTCTCACCTCTAAAAAGTGACAAGGTTCTGAGCAAGAAGCCCCCTACTCCTCACCTGCGAGTTGTGCCTGATTATCTGTTGGATGCAACAACTAAAGAAGCCAACGAGAAAGTTAAGCTTGCGAGAGCTGCAATGGGTAACAACAACCCTGGTCGCCGTGGATTCAAGAAAGATAAGGACCCCCTTAAGTCACTCAGTGCTCAG GGACCCAAGAAAGGAAGACGGGAAAGAAAAGATGGCAGTGACAACCATAAGCAAAAAAG AAACAAAGGTGAGATACAAAACAATGAGACAGAAATGATCATATCATCATCCTCATGTGGACGGACTACTTGCGTCAAATGGTGGCGGCAAGCAGAGAAGATTG AGGTGCAATCGTTAGAAGAGCTTCCAAAGCAGCTATTCCTGGAAATATATGAGCTTTCTCAAGCAAAG GATGTCTACACAAAATGCATATCGTCCATGATCTCTGGGGTTGTTCATGGTCTCAATGCAACTGTGTTTGCGTATGGTTCTACCGGAAG TGGTAAAACATATACAATGGTGGGGACACAAAATGATCCCGGGCTCATGGTTCTCAGTTTGCATACAATATTTGATCTGATAAAAAAGGACAAGAGCTCTGATGAATTTGAAGTTACCTGCTCCTATCTTGAAGTCTATAACGAA GTTATCTATGATTTGCTTGAAAAGTCATCCGGCCATTTGGAACTTAGAGAGGATCCAGAGCAAGGAATCATTGTTGCTGGCCTCAGGTGTATAAAG GTTCAGTCAGCTGATAAGATCCTTGAACTCTTAAACGTGGGGAACAGCCGACGGAAAACTGAAAGCACGGAGGCTAATGCAACATCTTCTCGGTAG